A section of the Marinimicrobium koreense genome encodes:
- a CDS encoding diacylglycerol kinase, with protein sequence MPKPGKTGLRRIVDAFGYSMHGFAAAWRFEAAFRQEVLLAVILLPASLWLGTTLMERLLLVASVFWVIMAELANSAIEAAIDRTGDEMHVLAGRAKDMGSALVLVSLILLAIIWLSVGVARFL encoded by the coding sequence ATGCCCAAACCCGGAAAAACCGGTTTACGCCGGATTGTTGATGCCTTCGGGTACTCCATGCACGGCTTCGCCGCAGCCTGGCGCTTCGAGGCGGCGTTCCGCCAGGAGGTCCTATTGGCGGTTATCCTGCTGCCGGCCTCGCTCTGGTTGGGGACGACGCTCATGGAGCGGTTGTTGCTGGTGGCCAGTGTGTTCTGGGTCATCATGGCGGAGCTGGCGAACTCGGCGATTGAGGCGGCGATTGATCGCACGGGAGATGAAATGCATGTGCTTGCGGGCCGCGCCAAGGATATGGGCTCGGCTCTGGTGCTGGTCAGTCTGATCCTGCTGGCCATCATCTGGCTCAGCGTGGGAGTGGCCCGGTTTCTCTGA
- a CDS encoding phosphatase PAP2 family protein → MNSLFERVHRLDTLAFLWLHVTKRFPYRKSVRWISRTGDGHLYILGSLALALLEPEHGQAFLLAGILAYALDISLYLWLKNAIKRDRPAMKIDFYEAWITPSDQFSFPSGHTAAAFLFAALVTSFYPTFALPCYLWASMIGASRVLLGVHYPSDIAAGALLGSGAAMTGLYASSIIWPTTGAL, encoded by the coding sequence ATGAACAGTCTCTTTGAACGCGTACATCGGCTGGATACTCTCGCTTTTCTGTGGCTACACGTCACCAAGCGCTTCCCCTACCGTAAATCGGTTCGCTGGATTTCGAGAACCGGGGACGGCCATCTGTATATTCTGGGCTCCCTGGCACTGGCGCTGCTCGAGCCGGAGCACGGCCAGGCTTTTCTTCTGGCGGGCATACTGGCCTACGCACTGGATATCAGTCTCTACCTGTGGCTTAAAAACGCCATCAAGCGAGACCGGCCCGCCATGAAAATTGATTTCTACGAGGCCTGGATCACCCCCTCGGACCAGTTCAGCTTCCCGTCCGGACACACCGCCGCCGCCTTTCTGTTTGCCGCACTGGTCACCAGCTTTTACCCAACCTTTGCCCTGCCCTGCTATCTGTGGGCCAGCATGATTGGCGCCAGCCGGGTGTTGCTGGGTGTGCACTATCCCAGTGATATCGCCGCAGGGGCGTTGCTAGGGTCCGGAGCGGCAATGACCGGGCTTTATGCTTCCTCGATAATCTGGCCAACCACAGGCGCTTTATGA
- a CDS encoding MJ1255/VC2487 family glycosyltransferase — protein MKILYGVQGTGNGHTTRARIMAKALKEEGVEVDWVFSGRAPEDYFDMDTFGSYRCFRGLTFVTEHGRVNYPRTILSSHLRTLYRDIRALDVSGYDLLINDFEPVTAWAARRAGLPSIGISHQCAFMHQIPKRGENLFVRAFMRQFAPVEHAIGLHWHHFNQPILPPLIEPSQYPNECHANEYLVYLPFAQPEDIVPQLRAFPDTRFYVYQPVPKPIDEGHIQIRPFSREGFQADLHRVEGVICSAGFELPSEAIQLGKKLLVQPVVGQMEQQSNAFALSQLGYGAVAQVLTEKAIGDWLAMPRARPVDYPNVAQALARWLLNDRKPAFGQLRDELWRQVPEPEARVNLERTSATAQS, from the coding sequence ATGAAGATACTGTACGGTGTTCAAGGCACGGGCAATGGCCACACCACCCGCGCGCGAATCATGGCGAAAGCACTCAAGGAGGAGGGAGTCGAGGTAGACTGGGTCTTTTCCGGGCGGGCGCCCGAAGACTATTTCGACATGGACACTTTCGGCTCGTACCGATGCTTTCGCGGTCTGACCTTTGTCACGGAGCACGGGCGGGTAAACTATCCTCGCACCATACTCAGCAGCCACCTGCGCACCCTGTACCGGGATATCCGCGCTCTGGATGTCAGCGGCTACGACCTGCTGATCAATGATTTTGAACCGGTAACCGCGTGGGCAGCGCGTCGAGCCGGGCTGCCCAGCATCGGCATTTCCCACCAGTGTGCGTTCATGCACCAGATTCCGAAACGGGGCGAAAACCTGTTTGTACGCGCCTTCATGCGGCAGTTCGCGCCGGTTGAGCACGCTATCGGCCTGCACTGGCACCACTTCAACCAGCCGATTCTGCCACCGCTGATTGAGCCCTCGCAGTATCCCAATGAGTGCCATGCCAATGAGTATCTGGTGTATCTGCCCTTCGCCCAACCCGAGGACATAGTGCCCCAACTGCGCGCGTTTCCGGACACCCGCTTCTACGTCTACCAGCCGGTGCCGAAACCCATTGATGAGGGCCACATCCAGATCCGGCCCTTTTCCAGGGAAGGCTTTCAGGCCGATCTGCACCGGGTTGAAGGAGTCATTTGCAGTGCGGGGTTCGAGTTGCCCAGCGAGGCCATTCAGTTGGGCAAGAAGCTGCTGGTGCAGCCCGTGGTCGGTCAGATGGAGCAACAGTCGAATGCGTTCGCCTTGAGCCAGCTCGGCTATGGTGCCGTAGCTCAGGTATTGACCGAAAAAGCCATCGGCGACTGGCTGGCCATGCCGCGCGCCCGACCCGTGGATTACCCCAATGTTGCCCAGGCGCTGGCGCGTTGGCTGCTCAATGATCGGAAACCGGCGTTTGGGCAACTGCGGGACGAACTCTGGCGACAGGTGCCGGAACCGGAAGCCAGGGTCAACCTTGAACGCACGTCCGCCACCGCCCAATCCTGA
- the arfB gene encoding alternative ribosome rescue aminoacyl-tRNA hydrolase ArfB, which yields MPAAPSLIIPEHEVELTAIRAQGAGGQNVNKVNSAVHLRFDVQASSLPEAVKERLLQMRDQRITTDGVLVLKAQRFRTWEKNRADALERLAELIAKASHRPKPRRPTRPSKAARQKRMDRKTQRGAIKRNRGKVDL from the coding sequence TTGCCTGCTGCCCCTTCCCTGATAATTCCGGAGCACGAAGTCGAATTGACGGCCATTCGCGCCCAGGGCGCGGGCGGTCAGAATGTCAACAAGGTTAACAGCGCGGTGCACCTGCGTTTTGATGTTCAGGCGTCTTCGCTGCCCGAAGCGGTCAAGGAGCGTCTGCTCCAGATGCGCGACCAGCGAATCACTACGGACGGTGTTCTGGTGCTCAAAGCCCAGCGCTTCAGAACCTGGGAGAAAAACCGGGCCGATGCGTTGGAGCGATTGGCGGAGCTGATTGCCAAAGCCAGCCACCGACCCAAGCCCAGGCGGCCCACTCGCCCCTCCAAGGCCGCACGGCAAAAACGCATGGATCGAAAGACCCAGCGCGGCGCGATCAAACGCAATCGCGGCAAAGTCGACCTCTGA
- a CDS encoding SoxR reducing system RseC family protein, whose translation MISETGRIVAIETDGLWVETIQRSTCGSCAAEKGCGQSLMARLMGHTSYLWVLLEGRDPADYRIDQEIQIGVPESVVVNGSLFVYLTPLFGMLAGAGVAQQLWASDGLSAIGALVGLLAGGALVRWRAHQTRYDRRLQPVLLDDRQPVTLIPS comes from the coding sequence ATGATTTCCGAAACCGGCCGCATTGTCGCCATTGAAACCGATGGGCTCTGGGTGGAAACCATCCAGCGCTCCACCTGTGGTAGCTGTGCGGCGGAAAAAGGGTGTGGCCAGAGCCTGATGGCGCGGCTCATGGGGCATACCAGTTACCTGTGGGTGCTTTTGGAGGGACGGGATCCGGCGGATTACCGCATTGATCAGGAAATCCAGATTGGGGTGCCCGAGAGTGTTGTGGTCAACGGCTCCCTGTTTGTGTACCTCACACCGCTGTTTGGTATGTTGGCCGGTGCCGGCGTGGCCCAGCAGCTCTGGGCAAGCGATGGTCTGAGCGCCATTGGCGCCCTGGTCGGCCTGCTGGCCGGTGGCGCATTGGTCCGCTGGCGTGCCCATCAGACCCGCTACGATCGCCGCCTGCAGCCGGTTTTGCTCGACGATCGGCAACCGGTCACCCTGATTCCCTCCTGA
- a CDS encoding MucB/RseB C-terminal domain-containing protein, translating to MGRLLASLLLLSAGWVAQADSPDPLSLLQSMARAGQNLNYRGSFTYEHRNAMESFRVYRWSDGERVVGRLEYLNGPAATTQQLNGMAGCQTTGFRLLNADVSPEAVARLDRYYQLTVRGSDRVAGRETYTLEVRPRDQLRYGYLLGVDRDTGLLLKALLVDEQQRLLERFQFVDLDINPDVDSLREEAGQWPEDRSDCLDAEAGQPTRWSLNWLPPGFAYSGEKRLPNGIDMLMYTDGLASFSVFLQPVANSPEIAGRAHRGATSAFMGQLATDNQQYRVTVVGEIPGAVAEQLAQGITPLSGTREVTP from the coding sequence ATGGGGCGACTGCTGGCAAGCCTGTTGTTGCTATCAGCAGGCTGGGTGGCTCAGGCAGACAGTCCAGATCCACTGAGCCTGCTTCAGAGTATGGCTCGTGCCGGGCAGAACCTGAATTACCGGGGCTCTTTCACCTATGAGCATCGCAATGCCATGGAAAGCTTCCGGGTCTACCGCTGGTCAGATGGTGAGCGGGTCGTAGGGCGACTCGAGTATCTGAATGGTCCAGCGGCTACCACCCAACAACTGAATGGCATGGCCGGATGTCAGACCACCGGTTTTCGCCTGCTCAACGCCGATGTGTCCCCCGAAGCGGTCGCCCGCCTTGACCGCTATTACCAGTTGACTGTCCGAGGTTCCGACCGGGTCGCCGGCCGAGAGACCTATACCCTTGAGGTACGCCCCAGGGATCAGCTTCGCTATGGTTATCTGCTGGGGGTGGACCGGGACACCGGGCTGCTGCTCAAAGCGCTCTTGGTCGATGAACAGCAGCGGCTGCTGGAGCGCTTCCAATTTGTGGACCTGGATATCAACCCCGATGTTGACTCCCTGCGGGAAGAGGCCGGACAGTGGCCCGAAGATCGCAGCGACTGCCTGGATGCCGAGGCGGGTCAGCCGACCCGATGGAGCCTGAACTGGCTGCCCCCGGGGTTTGCCTATTCCGGGGAAAAGCGTCTTCCGAATGGCATTGATATGTTAATGTATACCGACGGTCTGGCCAGTTTTTCGGTGTTCCTGCAGCCGGTGGCCAACTCCCCGGAGATTGCCGGGCGTGCCCACCGAGGGGCCACGTCAGCATTTATGGGGCAGCTGGCAACGGACAATCAGCAGTACCGCGTGACCGTGGTGGGCGAAATCCCCGGCGCCGTCGCTGAGCAACTGGCCCAAGGCATAACCCCTTTGTCCGGGACCCGTGAGGTAACACCATGA
- a CDS encoding sigma-E factor negative regulatory protein, which translates to MTEQSNHSLNESLSALVDGEASPLEVRRLLKAGADDSADSELNARWSRYQLAGSVMRRELDVMAPSGFADRISEALADEAAPAAGHRHWWQRVGQVAVAASVAGAVLIGVQQYPGMEADNTIAGTLPAESSSAESDIGRSEPVSLPAGYQAPSLPMARTASAESGYDPVQRPSREVIFVPVRAESGQIPAEEIRAYLNQLMQAHSDHAARNSNQGVLPFARVTNQDEE; encoded by the coding sequence ATGACTGAACAGAGCAATCACTCCCTGAATGAGTCACTGTCGGCACTGGTCGACGGTGAGGCGTCTCCGCTGGAAGTACGTCGTCTACTGAAGGCCGGCGCTGACGACTCAGCGGATTCGGAGTTGAACGCACGCTGGTCCCGTTACCAGTTGGCGGGCTCAGTGATGCGACGTGAGTTGGACGTCATGGCGCCGTCGGGCTTTGCGGACCGGATCAGTGAAGCGCTGGCCGACGAGGCGGCGCCGGCGGCCGGACACCGTCATTGGTGGCAGCGCGTCGGACAGGTCGCGGTGGCCGCCTCGGTGGCCGGGGCAGTATTGATCGGGGTCCAACAGTACCCGGGTATGGAAGCCGACAACACGATTGCCGGCACGTTGCCTGCCGAGAGCAGCAGCGCCGAAAGCGATATCGGCCGTTCCGAGCCGGTGTCTCTGCCGGCGGGTTACCAGGCACCCTCCCTGCCCATGGCCCGCACTGCCAGCGCGGAAAGCGGCTACGACCCGGTACAGCGCCCGTCCAGAGAAGTCATTTTTGTGCCGGTGCGCGCCGAATCCGGTCAAATCCCCGCCGAGGAAATCCGCGCCTACCTGAACCAGTTGATGCAGGCGCACAGTGATCACGCGGCGCGCAACAGCAATCAGGGTGTCCTGCCTTTTGCTCGAGTGACCAATCAAGACGAGGAGTAA
- the rpoE gene encoding RNA polymerase sigma factor RpoE gives MTAHAAQDTDQQLVERVQKGDKRAFDLLVIKYQHKIYAIIGRYIRDQAEVQDVAQEAFIKAYRALAKFRGDSAFYTWLYRIAINTAKNHLVARNRRPPASDVEVDDAEFYTGSEALKDIESPERSLMRDELQAVVDKAIRDLPEDLRTAVTLREMEGLSYEDIAHIMDCPVGTVRSRIFRAREAIDRCIEPLVAES, from the coding sequence ATGACAGCGCACGCCGCGCAGGACACCGATCAACAACTGGTCGAGCGAGTACAGAAGGGCGATAAGCGCGCCTTCGATCTGTTGGTCATCAAGTACCAGCACAAAATTTATGCCATTATCGGGCGCTATATCCGCGATCAGGCAGAAGTGCAGGATGTGGCGCAGGAAGCGTTCATCAAGGCCTATCGGGCTCTGGCCAAGTTCCGGGGCGACAGCGCCTTTTACACCTGGCTGTACCGGATTGCGATCAACACCGCGAAGAACCACCTGGTGGCGCGCAATCGGCGCCCCCCGGCCAGCGATGTGGAAGTGGACGATGCCGAATTTTATACCGGCAGCGAGGCACTGAAGGATATCGAGAGCCCGGAGCGCAGCCTGATGCGCGATGAGCTCCAAGCCGTGGTGGACAAGGCCATACGGGACCTGCCGGAAGATTTGCGCACCGCGGTGACACTGCGGGAGATGGAGGGGCTGAGCTATGAGGACATCGCTCATATCATGGATTGTCCGGTTGGTACCGTGAGATCCCGGATATTCCGGGCTCGCGAAGCCATCGATCGGTGCATCGAACCGCTGGTGGCAGAGTCGTAA